The Sulfitobacter indolifex genome contains the following window.
CCGCATATCATGACCATCGCGAAGGGGCTCAGCTCGGGCTACGCGCCGATTGGCGGGTCGATCGTTTGTGACGAAGTGGCCGAGGTGATCAACGCCTGCGAATTTAACCACGGTTACACCTATTCAGGCCACCCCGTTTGCGCCGCTGTGGCGTTGGAAAACCTGCGCATCATGCAAGAAGAGAGCATCATCGACCATGTGCGAGACATTGCAGCCCCCGCGTTGAAAGAAGCGCTGGATAAGCTGGGGGAGCATCCGCTCGTGGGCGGGGTTAACGTCTCTGGCCTCATGGCCTCCCTGCCCCTGACACCGCATAAAGAAAGCCGCGCCAAATTTGCCGCCGATGGTGGCGTCGCGGGGTATACTTGCCGGGAGCATTGCTTTGCCAACAATCTGGTGATGCGCCATGTGGGCGACCGGATGATCATCTCTCCGCCGTTGATCATCACGCCCGAAGAGATCAAGATTTTCGCTAAGCGGGCCACCAAGGCGCTAGATGCGACCTATGCGGACCTGAAAGACAAAGACCTGTTAAGAGCGGCGTCCTAAGCAGCCGGGCTGTCCCATGCGGGGCGGCCCTCACTCTTTGCGTAAACGTTCCAGCAGCCGGGGCGAGGCATAGCCATCCGGCGCGATGCCCTCGGCCTGTTGGAAGCTGCGCACCGCATTGACGGTCAGCGGTCCGATCTTGGCATCAATCTTTTGCGTGTCAAATCCGGCCTTGGTCAGCAGGGTCTGCAATTCGATCCGCTCATCAAAGCTCAGCGCGCGATCCTCGCGGGGCCATTCTTGCTTAATCTCCCCAGCGCCGCCGATCCGGTCGGCCAAGTGGCCCACCCCGATCACGTAGGCATCCGCCGTATTATAGCGCTCAATCACTTCGAAATTCGGGAAAATCATGAAGGCGGCCCCCTGCGCCCCAGCGGGCAGCAACACCGACCCCGGCCCGTGATCTGCCACCGCAGTGCCATCCAATGCGGTTACGCCAAGCTCGGCCCATTCCGCAGGCGTCTTTGTCACCTCACGGTCGGCCAGCAGATAATCGAACCCCTCGGGCAGGGCTACTTCGACACCCCAAGGCTGTCCTTCGGTCCAGCCAAAATGCTTGAGGTACGCCGCGGTAGAGGCCAGCGCATCACCGGGGTTATCGCCCCAAATGTCGCGCCGCCCGTCACCATCCCAGTCAACCGCATGGGCATGGAAGGACGAAGGCATAAACTGCGTGTGCCCCATCGCGCCCGCCCAAGAGCCGCGCAATTGTTCGGCATCCGTATCGCCCGCCTGAAGAATCCGCAAAGCATCGAGCAATTCACCCTCGAAAAACTCGGCCCGACGCGCGTCGTAGGCAAGTGTGGTCAATGACGACAACACACTATCGCCGCCCCGAAAGCTGCCATAGGCGCTCTCTAACCCCCAGATCGCGGTAACGATCTCTTTCTCCACGCCGTATTTTGCTTCGATGTCTTCCAGCGTGCGCTGCCATTGCGCCAGCGCCTTTTCCCCGTTCTGCACCCGCAGTTCTGAAGTCGCAGTGTCGAGGTAATCCCAGATTGTCTTGGTAAACTCTGACTGGTTGCGGTCCCGGCGGATCACTTCCGGGTCATAGCTTACCGTATCAAGCGCCCGGTCAAAGATATCCGGGTCAATGCCTTGCTGAAGAGCGCGGGGGCGGAATTCTTTCACCCAAACGCGCAGCCCGGCGTCGTCGCCGGTGGCTTCGGACGGGGCCGTTTGCTCTGCCGGGGTCGAGGCAACCAGCACGGCCACAGGCGCACGCGGTGCGGGCCGCGTGGATTCAACCGGACCCGCCCCAAGGGCCGGAGCCCCCATACCCGCGGTCGCCAAAATGCTTGAAATCATCGCGTAATGCCGGATCATAATCGCCTCACCTCATAGAGTTGCGATAAATCCTATGCGCCCCCCGCCCCGGTGGGAAGGGAGGGGCACCCCCATCCGCGAAGCTCCGCTTGTTTGCCGCCTCAGCGGCGGGTGCGGGTCACTTTGCGCTTGATCTTGTCCTTCTTGCGCTTGGCTTTGACAGCCTTGCCGCGCGGGTTGCGGCCAGCCGGACTGCGACGACCGCCGCCCTGCTTCACCATCTGGTCTTCGATCTCAAGCAATTCCAACGAGATGCCCCCGGTCACCGGCACCGCTTCGGCCAGCCGCACGGTGACCCGCTGGCCAATGCCGATGATCATGCCGGTGTCCGACCCCATTAGGGTTT
Protein-coding sequences here:
- a CDS encoding lytic murein transglycosylase, with translation MIRHYAMISSILATAGMGAPALGAGPVESTRPAPRAPVAVLVASTPAEQTAPSEATGDDAGLRVWVKEFRPRALQQGIDPDIFDRALDTVSYDPEVIRRDRNQSEFTKTIWDYLDTATSELRVQNGEKALAQWQRTLEDIEAKYGVEKEIVTAIWGLESAYGSFRGGDSVLSSLTTLAYDARRAEFFEGELLDALRILQAGDTDAEQLRGSWAGAMGHTQFMPSSFHAHAVDWDGDGRRDIWGDNPGDALASTAAYLKHFGWTEGQPWGVEVALPEGFDYLLADREVTKTPAEWAELGVTALDGTAVADHGPGSVLLPAGAQGAAFMIFPNFEVIERYNTADAYVIGVGHLADRIGGAGEIKQEWPREDRALSFDERIELQTLLTKAGFDTQKIDAKIGPLTVNAVRSFQQAEGIAPDGYASPRLLERLRKE